CCCGGGCCAGGGCCGGATAGGCACGCACCGTGCCCTCCAGAACCTTGGCGCGCGAGATCACCCGGAATTCCTCGGGATCGGCCGCGGCCAGGATCAATTCACCCCGCTCGGTCAGGACCAAAAGCCGGTCGCCGGCCAGGGTGACGGTCCCGGCACGCAACCCGCCCTGATTCCACTTGACCCGTCCCGTTTCCCACTCGACGCAACGCAGGCTGGGACCGTATTCCTGGCGGCCGTGAAAACCGTAGAGATAGCCGTCCCGGTAGACGCTGGTGGCATAGTGGTTGCTGAGGGCGTCGTTGGAAGTCCAGATTTTTGCGGGCGACTCTCCGGCGGCATCCAGCAGCAGGGCGCCGGTGCTGTAGCTGGCCGACACGAAGATCCGGTCGCCGACGATGAGGGGAACGGCCGCGTTGACCGAAGCCCGGCTTCGCGACCGCCAGCGTACTCGGAAGCCGACTCTTCCGTTGGCCGGGTCGATGGAGACCACGCCGTATCGGGTGAAGGAGACGATCCACGGCCTGCCCCCGATGGAGGCGTGCACCGGAGAGGAGTAGCCCGCCTCGTCGTCGGTGGCCTTCCAGAGGGTCCGTCCCGTGTCGGCGTCGAACGCCACGACGCCGGCGCCTTGGGCGCCCACATGGACGAAAACGGCCCCGTCCCGGACCAGTGGGGAACAGGCTGCGCCGAAGAAGCCCTTGCGCGGTCGGAATTGGGACCGGGTGTCCACCTGCCAGATGCGGTTGCCCGAACCCAGGCCCAGGCATTGGAGGATTCCCTGAGCGCCGAAGGTGTAGATCCGGTCGCCGTCCGCCGCCGGACTGGCCCGGGGCCCCTCGTCGAAGCCGAAGTCATCCCGGTAGTCGGTCGGGTAGGAGAAGGTCCACAACTCCCGGCCGTCGTCCGCTCCCAAGGCATCCACGACGTCCCGGCCGTCCACCCGGTGAAAGAGGATCAGGGTGCCGCCCGCCACGATGGGGTTGGCGAACCCTTGTCCGGCCTCCCGCTTCCAGAGCACGCGTGGTCCCGAAGCGGGCCACTGGCGGGCCAGGTCCTTCCCGGCATAGACGCCGTCTCGAGTCGGTCCCAGAAACTGGGGCCAGTCGCCGGCCCGCAGCCCGCCGAGACAGAACGCCAACACGATATTGAGGCAGATTCCCGGGAGGAACTGCGATCCCTTGCGCCGGAGATGCGGAGTTTCGGACATTTCAGTTGGACTCACTCAGTTCTTCCGCCTGCCGGATCATGTCCTCGGTCATGGAGAGGCCAGTATTCCAGAAATCGGGGTCGGTGAGGTCCACGCCCATGGGCTGGAACATGACGTGCGGCCAGTCCGAGCCTCCGGCCTCCAGGAGCTCCAGATACTCCTCGGCGAATCCGTTCGCGTCCTGCTTGTAGCGGCCGTACAGGGCCAGGACCAACAGCTTGCCGAAAGCATAGGCGTAGACATACCCGGGGGTGTGGATGAAATGGGGGATGTAGCTCCACCAGGTGCTGTAGTGCTCTCCCAGGTGAACGCTTCCCCGGAACATCTCCTCCTGAGTTTCCATCCAGAGTTCATTGAATCGCTCGACCGACAGCTCACCTTCGTCCCGCCGCGCGTTGTGCGTCCGCTCCTCGAAGCGATGCAGGGCGATCTGCCGGAAGACGGTGGCCATGGTGTCGTCGATGTTGCCGACCAGGATGGACAGCCGGACCCCGGGCTCCGGCTCGTTGCGGAGCAGGTGATCGAAGACCAGCATCTCCCCGAAGACGGAGGCCGTCTCCGAAGTGGTCAGGGGCGGACGGGATTGCAGGTAGCCCTGGGTTCGGGAGAGGTACTGGTGGACCCCGTGCCCCAGTTCGTGGGCCAGGACCTGCACGTCGCGAATGTTTCCCGTGTAGTTCATCATGACGTAGGGGTGAACCGGGGGGACGGTCTGATGACTGAAGGCGCCCCCCGATTTTCCCGGATTGGGCGGAGCGTCGATCCAGCGTTCGTCGAAGAAACGGGCGGCGATGGATTCCATGGAGGGATGGAATGCCCCGTACGCCTCCAGGACGGTTTCACGGGCGGTGGCCCACGAATACCGGGCGGTGGCCGTGCCGACGGGGGCGTAGCGGTCATAGTCCCGGGAGACGTCCAGGTTCAACAGGCGCTGCTTGAGCCGGTAGTGGCGGGCCGCCAGGTCGTAGCGTCCGGTCACCGCCTTCACCAGGACCTGGACGGCGTCATCGCTGATCTCGTTGTCCAGATTCCGGCTGGCCAACCAGTGGGGATATTTCCTGAGCCGGTCGTCGGAGGCCTTGTCGGCCAGCATGGTGTTGGAGATGAAGGCCATCTCGCTGACCCGCTCTTCCAGACCCCGGCTGAAGGCCAACGCCGATTCCCGCCTCACCTCCCGGTCCGGGTCATAGAGGCGGGAGAGCAGTTCCTCGCGGGTCAGCTTGCGATCCCCGCAGGTATAGCGGGCGGCACCGTGCATCTGGTCGAAGAGGCGATTCCACGCGGACCTGCCGGTCACCCGCTTTTCCGCCAGGATCTTCTCTTCCGGCTCGCTCAGGACGTGGGGAGCCCGCAGCCGCTCCACCTCCAGGTAGTGCCGGAAGGGTTGCAGCTCCCGGCTGGAAAGCAACTCGGCCGCCCGCCCCTCGTCCAATTGCAGCCACTCCAGTTCGAAGAATAGGATCTTGCGGACCAGTTGCGTCGAGGCTTCCCGCGTCTTCTGCAGGATGGCGCCGCGGCGGGAATCCTGCGTATCGGTGCACCAGTGCAGGTAGGCATAGGAGCCGGCCCGTCCCAAACCGACCTGCAAAGCCTCGTACTCGCGGACGGCCTGAGCCAGCTCACGGCCGTCGAGGCGACCCACCCGACCCCGATACCGCTCGGCGAAACCGGCCGCTTGGTCCTGCGTCCGCTCCAGATCCCTCTCCAGGGCGTCGGGGCCGGGATAGAGGTCGTCCAGGTTCCAGTGAACCCCTTCGGCGCCGGTGCGCCCGTTGGCGCCTCCGTTCGGTTCTTCCGGCCCCAACAGAGACAGAGGCGGCCTTCCCGCATGCATTGCCCTAGATTAGCAGCCCCGTCCGTCCACAACAGTCCGGGATGCTGCAGCACTTCCCTCAATTCTTGGCTCGAAGCTCTCAGCAGACCGGTATACTGCCGCCACCGGGAGCGGGTGACACGTCAGGAGGGAAGTCCATGAAGGCGCGGTTCATGTTCGAGAGGCAGTTGATCGTTCTGAGCCTGCTGGGGTTGGCGATCTGTATTT
This window of the Acidobacteriota bacterium genome carries:
- a CDS encoding PQQ-binding-like beta-propeller repeat protein, whose translation is MSPTEMSETPHLRRKGSQFLPGICLNIVLAFCLGGLRAGDWPQFLGPTRDGVYAGKDLARQWPASGPRVLWKREAGQGFANPIVAGGTLILFHRVDGRDVVDALGADDGRELWTFSYPTDYRDDFGFDEGPRASPAADGDRIYTFGAQGILQCLGLGSGNRIWQVDTRSQFRPRKGFFGAACSPLVRDGAVFVHVGAQGAGVVAFDADTGRTLWKATDDEAGYSSPVHASIGGRPWIVSFTRYGVVSIDPANGRVGFRVRWRSRSRASVNAAVPLIVGDRIFVSASYSTGALLLDAAGESPAKIWTSNDALSNHYATSVYRDGYLYGFHGRQEYGPSLRCVEWETGRVKWNQGGLRAGTVTLAGDRLLVLTERGELILAAADPEEFRVISRAKVLEGTVRAYPALARGRLYARNETALVCVDLRK
- a CDS encoding M3 family oligoendopeptidase, giving the protein MHAGRPPLSLLGPEEPNGGANGRTGAEGVHWNLDDLYPGPDALERDLERTQDQAAGFAERYRGRVGRLDGRELAQAVREYEALQVGLGRAGSYAYLHWCTDTQDSRRGAILQKTREASTQLVRKILFFELEWLQLDEGRAAELLSSRELQPFRHYLEVERLRAPHVLSEPEEKILAEKRVTGRSAWNRLFDQMHGAARYTCGDRKLTREELLSRLYDPDREVRRESALAFSRGLEERVSEMAFISNTMLADKASDDRLRKYPHWLASRNLDNEISDDAVQVLVKAVTGRYDLAARHYRLKQRLLNLDVSRDYDRYAPVGTATARYSWATARETVLEAYGAFHPSMESIAARFFDERWIDAPPNPGKSGGAFSHQTVPPVHPYVMMNYTGNIRDVQVLAHELGHGVHQYLSRTQGYLQSRPPLTTSETASVFGEMLVFDHLLRNEPEPGVRLSILVGNIDDTMATVFRQIALHRFEERTHNARRDEGELSVERFNELWMETQEEMFRGSVHLGEHYSTWWSYIPHFIHTPGYVYAYAFGKLLVLALYGRYKQDANGFAEEYLELLEAGGSDWPHVMFQPMGVDLTDPDFWNTGLSMTEDMIRQAEELSESN